Part of the Aureitalea marina genome, GGTGATCCCTAAACTGGCAGCATCAGTTGCAGACATGGTCAGGTAATTATCCCATGATGCACGGGTAATTGGATCTGGCATTTCTTGCAACCAAGGGTTGTTGGCCATCTGGCCATCACCCATTGCTGTCTTGGTATATAAGGTAAGTTCAAACCCTCCGTCTTGTGGTAAGGCCATTGAAGCGGCATCATTGGAGGCAGACTCCATTTCATCAGCAGGCATGACCAGTTCCACATCGGCTGTGTGAACTCCATCGTGAAGCGCCTTGTTCCAAGAAGCCGACCCAAGAATATTGGTTTCCCAATTCTCACGCAGGTACTCGTAGAACGATTGATTACTTCCAGTCCACTTCAATAATGAATCTTCAAATTGACGCGTGTTGAATAAAGGACGGATAGTCGGCTGTGTTAATCCGAAGCTACCCTTTTTGATCTGGGAATCACCCCAAGCCTCCAGGTAATGTGGTACAGCTGCCACCATCTTAGAGGCTGAAGCTGTCGCATCTTTCTTCATGGCAAAGGCCAATGAGAAACTCAGATTACCATATGCTTCGGCAAACTGGGAGGTTGGAACGGCGTAGACTGGGTCTACACCAACTGTGATCACTCCTTTGATTGATCCATTCTGAATCCCGTCGATCACACTATTCATAGCGGAAGCACTGGCCGAGCTGGTCATTTTAGGACGAGCTGTGTCAATTACTTCACTATTGCTGTTGATATTATAGTTAAGGGCAGCGGTTTGAGAGCCAGCATCTGGCAAACCTGTAACGACGACACCCTTGCTCCCTGCCTTGCTCAAATGAGCTTTTGCTTTATTGATGGTTTCAACCACTGATTCAGGTAGACCTGAGGTACTACCATTGGCAACGATCGCATTCAGCACCTTGGCCTGTTGTGAAGGTGTAACAGGCACGCGGACATCCGCATTGGCACCAGAAAGACTCATATTGGCCTCAAACTGGAAGTGCTTTGACATCTTACCTTGATGAGGTACGCGGCTTTTAGCATAGGCGCCTTCGTATCCTCCACCTTGCCAGTCTCCGATAAAGTCTGCACCCACAGAAACGATCACCTCAGCTTTGGAGAAATCGTAATCAGGCAGGGCACGCACACCAAAACGGCTTTGGTAGGCGTCCAATGCACCAGAAGCATTCACAGAATCGAAAGCTACGTGACGTACATTCGGATATTGGTTGGTGAATTGAGCAATCAGTTTTTCCGTAGAAGGACTGGCGAATGTCTTTGTCAGCAAGACAACATCCTGTCCGGCAGAAGCTGTAAGTGCAGAAGCAACTGCATTGTCCAGATCATCCCAACTTACAACATTGCCTCCCACCATTGGGCCCATCAGACGGTTGGTATCGTACAGAGACAACACCGACGCCTGAACGCGCGCATTGACATCGTTGTTCTCGGCCAGGTCATTTCGCTCGATCTTGATCGGACGACCCTCACGGGTCTTAACCAATACAGAGGCAAAGTCAAAACCATCGGCTATGGTCGAGGCGTAGTAATTAGCCACACCAGGAACGATCTCATCCGGTGCTACCACATAAGGAATCGATTTGATCACCGGCCCTTCACAAGCAGCAAGTGATGCAGCTGCCGTAGAGAACCCCACGTACTTCAAAAAGTCACGGCGGGTAGTCGATGAGGCTTCCAGGGTTTCTTTATCACCCAGGAAATCATCGGTAGGGATTGGTTCAACAAATTCGTTCTGTTGCAGGTCCTCGACAATAGAGCTGCTTGGATTCAGCTCCTCAACACTTTTCCAGTATTTCTTGTTCGATGCCATATTGCTATCTGAAAATTTATTCATGCTTGATTAATAGTGGCACTTACCACACTCCAGACCACCCATTTG contains:
- a CDS encoding TAT-variant-translocated molybdopterin oxidoreductase produces the protein MASNKKYWKSVEELNPSSSIVEDLQQNEFVEPIPTDDFLGDKETLEASSTTRRDFLKYVGFSTAAASLAACEGPVIKSIPYVVAPDEIVPGVANYYASTIADGFDFASVLVKTREGRPIKIERNDLAENNDVNARVQASVLSLYDTNRLMGPMVGGNVVSWDDLDNAVASALTASAGQDVVLLTKTFASPSTEKLIAQFTNQYPNVRHVAFDSVNASGALDAYQSRFGVRALPDYDFSKAEVIVSVGADFIGDWQGGGYEGAYAKSRVPHQGKMSKHFQFEANMSLSGANADVRVPVTPSQQAKVLNAIVANGSTSGLPESVVETINKAKAHLSKAGSKGVVVTGLPDAGSQTAALNYNINSNSEVIDTARPKMTSSASASAMNSVIDGIQNGSIKGVITVGVDPVYAVPTSQFAEAYGNLSFSLAFAMKKDATASASKMVAAVPHYLEAWGDSQIKKGSFGLTQPTIRPLFNTRQFEDSLLKWTGSNQSFYEYLRENWETNILGSASWNKALHDGVHTADVELVMPADEMESASNDAASMALPQDGGFELTLYTKTAMGDGQMANNPWLQEMPDPITRASWDNYLTMSATDAASLGITNYNVANGALNGGYAKITSGDQVIEKVPVLIQPGQAPGSVGLALGYGKTDAVQKEMQTGVNANILYQNFSNVQNVQIEKVAGEHEFACIQLHNTMMGRDIIRETTLEIFNTKNVHDWNPIPEVSKDHQEIPVTSPDADLWDSFDRSIGHHFNLSIDLNACTGCGACVIACHAENNVPVVGKNEVRKSRDMHWLRIDRYYSSEESFSGDTEKKEGISGLGSSLSDFGEMEVAAANPQVAFQPVMCQHCNHAPCETVCPVAATSHGRQGQNHMAYNRCVGTRYCANNCPYKVRRFNWFLYAENDEFDYHMNNDLGRMVLNPDVVVRSRGVMEKCSFCIQMTQKTILDAKRDGRPVKDGEFKTACSAACNTGAIVFGDVNDHDSEVYKKSKDDRMYHLLEQVGTKPNVMYQTKVRNTTEA